The Halorussus salinus genome contains a region encoding:
- a CDS encoding RNA-guided endonuclease InsQ/TnpB family protein — MKRTNQFNVRPRSEKEREVFVRWLDASASLWNEANYARRQAFLEDDESVWDADTGSLEGKYKGILSSSVAQQIIRKNSEAWRSFLSLNEKYHAGTLDDRPSPPGYWGNEDDGRVLRTYVRNDQYTLEYGERSRLEVPIGSDLKDEYGFGYRERLRLEVAGDPKWSGEQGRLELVYDETADAFRAFQPVTVPDSRLDSPLASHKAALDVGANNLVACTTTTGQQLLYDGRDLFDEFRETTERIAHYQSLLDDQRKSSKRIERLYRKRTNRRDHAQDGLVRDLVERLYEEGVLTLYVGDIKDVLSTHWKARVNEKTHNFWAYRRFIDRLESVCEEYGIEVEQESEAWTSRTCPKCGEREETVRHEESLTCPCGFEGHADLVASESFLRQQNNAVGSMARPVYLKWNNHRWREDHSPPSIAVETTANEAYTDQSTASSGNIAHGDSDD; from the coding sequence ATGAAGCGAACCAACCAGTTCAACGTTCGCCCTCGCTCCGAGAAAGAGCGCGAGGTGTTCGTTCGCTGGTTGGACGCTTCTGCGAGTCTCTGGAACGAGGCAAACTACGCTCGCCGCCAAGCCTTCCTCGAAGACGACGAAAGCGTCTGGGACGCCGACACCGGCAGTCTCGAAGGCAAATACAAGGGCATCCTCAGCAGCAGTGTCGCCCAGCAAATCATCCGCAAAAACTCGGAAGCGTGGCGGTCATTTCTCTCGCTCAACGAGAAATACCACGCCGGAACCCTCGATGATCGACCGTCACCACCGGGGTACTGGGGCAACGAAGACGACGGACGAGTGCTACGCACCTACGTTCGCAACGACCAGTACACCCTCGAGTACGGCGAACGTTCCCGACTCGAAGTCCCGATTGGCTCCGACCTGAAAGACGAGTACGGATTCGGATACAGGGAACGTCTTCGCCTCGAAGTCGCTGGCGACCCGAAGTGGAGCGGCGAGCAGGGCCGACTCGAACTCGTGTACGACGAAACCGCAGACGCGTTCAGGGCATTCCAACCAGTCACCGTACCTGATTCTCGACTGGACTCACCACTGGCCTCTCACAAGGCCGCTCTGGACGTTGGCGCGAACAACCTCGTCGCCTGCACGACGACGACCGGCCAGCAACTCCTCTACGACGGACGAGACCTGTTCGACGAGTTCCGCGAAACCACGGAGCGAATCGCGCACTACCAGTCACTCCTCGACGATCAGCGCAAGTCCAGCAAGCGCATCGAGCGTCTGTACCGGAAACGCACGAATCGGCGCGACCACGCCCAAGACGGCCTCGTCCGCGACCTCGTGGAACGGTTGTATGAAGAGGGTGTCTTGACGCTGTACGTGGGCGACATCAAAGACGTGCTTTCGACGCACTGGAAAGCGCGTGTGAACGAGAAGACGCACAATTTCTGGGCGTACCGGCGGTTCATCGACCGCCTCGAAAGCGTCTGCGAGGAGTACGGTATTGAGGTTGAGCAAGAGTCCGAGGCGTGGACGAGTCGGACGTGTCCGAAGTGCGGGGAGAGAGAGGAGACAGTTCGTCACGAGGAGTCGTTGACGTGTCCGTGCGGGTTCGAGGGGCACGCTGACTTGGTGGCGAGTGAATCGTTCCTGAGACAGCAGAACAACGCGGTTGGGTCGATGGCACGGCCCGTGTACCTCAAGTGGAACAATCACAGGTGGCGGGAAGACCATAGCCCGCCCTCCATCGCGGTGGAGACAACGGCCAACGAGGCGTACACAGACCAGAGTACCGCATCGAGCGGGAATATCGCTCACGGAGACTCGGACGACTGA
- a CDS encoding DUF4350 domain-containing protein: MRALSEYSYPTLFVVAFGLIVGVGLLVTASTSTASFGAFNTAWDGTADFRGLADTTGTESQLVQNTSEYTTRPAGETLAVILAPDQPYQRQETQHIRQFVRQGGTLVVADERATPTNELLAAVGADARIDGTPLRDGRYHYQSPAAPQIRNLSDHPLTANVSTLTLNHGSAVTPNTATTVATTSGYAYRDINQNQQLDQAESVSQYPVITTEQVGDGQVVVIGDASLFINTMLEQGGNRQFARNLLATHQQVLFDYSHTAALPPIMKMVLFLRQTPISQFLIGGLGILVFTFLRTHSRLLAVVNQRLRNRHPSLASPHSTRINDADRGTTDTSSPVADTALVTHLRTHYPDWDDERLHRIVAARRQPPTDASASTVPPEADDSNANSALDTNT, translated from the coding sequence ATGCGCGCACTATCGGAGTACTCATACCCAACCCTCTTCGTCGTCGCATTCGGCCTCATCGTCGGAGTGGGACTCCTCGTCACCGCCAGCACCTCAACTGCGTCGTTCGGAGCGTTCAATACGGCCTGGGATGGGACCGCGGACTTCCGTGGACTCGCTGACACAACCGGGACAGAAAGCCAGCTCGTTCAAAACACCTCCGAGTACACAACCCGACCTGCTGGAGAGACACTCGCAGTCATCCTCGCCCCAGACCAGCCCTATCAGCGCCAAGAAACACAGCACATACGCCAGTTCGTCCGGCAAGGAGGAACACTCGTCGTAGCCGACGAACGTGCAACACCCACAAACGAATTATTAGCCGCCGTCGGTGCAGATGCACGCATTGATGGGACACCGCTTCGCGATGGCCGCTATCATTACCAGTCACCTGCAGCACCACAAATTCGGAATCTCTCAGACCATCCCCTGACGGCCAATGTGAGTACGCTCACGCTCAACCACGGATCTGCGGTCACGCCCAATACGGCAACGACGGTAGCTACCACCTCCGGCTACGCTTATCGCGACATCAACCAGAACCAACAACTTGACCAAGCTGAATCTGTCAGTCAGTACCCCGTTATCACAACCGAACAAGTCGGCGACGGACAAGTAGTGGTCATTGGTGATGCTAGCCTCTTCATCAACACCATGCTGGAGCAGGGAGGGAATCGTCAGTTCGCACGCAACCTCCTTGCGACCCATCAGCAAGTTCTCTTCGATTATTCGCACACAGCGGCGCTACCACCCATTATGAAGATGGTGCTGTTCCTCCGTCAAACTCCGATTAGCCAGTTCCTCATCGGCGGCCTGGGCATCCTCGTATTTACGTTCCTGCGGACACATTCGAGATTACTCGCGGTTGTTAATCAGCGTCTTCGCAACCGCCATCCCAGCCTTGCCTCTCCTCACTCAACACGGATCAACGACGCCGACCGGGGGACTACAGACACATCCTCGCCTGTTGCGGATACAGCCCTTGTTACGCATCTTCGCACCCACTATCCGGACTGGGATGACGAACGCCTTCATCGAATTGTCGCTGCCCGCCGCCAACCACCTACGGACGCCAGTGCGTCAACTGTCCCTCCCGAAGCAGACGATAGCAATGCAAATTCAGCTCTCGATACGAACACGTAG
- a CDS encoding helix-turn-helix transcriptional regulator — MNEEGDHQSLIDLFDLLNTRSEYLSRLDTEACEKRELVDDLSVSRSTVDRVLRELITAGLVQQSNGQYQLTFYGRTALAVYNSVLAMLEDVQRAQPLLVHLPPDISFDVGLLLNGEVLVAEEPALHLPAARVRELVQQATEIKALAYAHTSPEAARVFLKQIRADNLKGEIVFRKPMYTHLRDSHPQLHTLLSESPSFAVSVIEELPFGLFLLRTPDEWQVCLLVYGPEQNLRGLIVNDEPRAVAWARQLFDQYQTDATPLADF, encoded by the coding sequence ATGAATGAGGAAGGTGATCACCAGTCACTAATTGACCTGTTTGATCTCCTTAATACGCGCTCGGAGTATCTGTCTCGGCTTGACACTGAGGCGTGCGAAAAAAGGGAGCTTGTCGATGACCTCTCGGTGTCACGTTCGACTGTTGATCGTGTCCTTCGGGAGCTTATCACCGCCGGATTAGTCCAACAATCGAACGGCCAGTATCAACTCACGTTTTATGGGCGAACAGCACTTGCAGTATATAACTCCGTTCTCGCCATGCTTGAGGATGTCCAGCGGGCACAGCCACTACTTGTCCATTTGCCGCCGGACATCTCCTTTGATGTAGGCCTCCTCCTCAATGGTGAAGTGCTAGTCGCCGAAGAACCGGCGCTCCATCTCCCTGCCGCTCGTGTCCGGGAGTTAGTTCAACAGGCAACCGAAATCAAAGCACTTGCATATGCCCATACCTCGCCGGAAGCAGCGAGGGTGTTTCTCAAGCAAATTCGTGCAGATAACCTTAAAGGAGAAATTGTTTTCCGAAAACCGATGTATACTCATCTCCGGGATAGCCATCCTCAACTCCACACACTTCTCTCCGAATCTCCATCGTTTGCTGTCTCCGTCATTGAAGAGCTACCGTTTGGCCTGTTCCTGTTACGGACGCCAGATGAGTGGCAGGTCTGTCTCCTTGTCTATGGTCCAGAGCAAAATCTCCGGGGACTCATTGTAAATGATGAACCGCGGGCTGTTGCTTGGGCGCGCCAGTTGTTTGACCAGTACCAAACAGATGCGACTCCGCTAGCTGATTTTTAG
- a CDS encoding AAA family ATPase encodes MDPEAMYAALQDEIGTVLLGNEDIIESLTVALLTEGHVLLEGVPGTAKTTIANLFATATNLNSTRIQMTPDLLPSDITGTHVYQEQTGEFNLQRGPIFTNLAVADEINRATPKTQSALLEAMQEGNVTIEGETLSLPEIFMVIATQNPIEMEGTHALPEAQRDRFSLKLTVDLPDDETERNLMDHFDGQPNLGPSDISAVLTPDDILDARDTVTNVHLDGSVKDYIQELVSATRAHPTIAHGCSPRATLMFMQTVKARAAIHGRSFVTPDDVKALATPVLTHRLVLDTEAELSDYTPSEIVDDILDTVPVPSTDTDLTPPAQPVSSDGGSPSNPDDETE; translated from the coding sequence ATGGACCCCGAGGCGATGTATGCGGCGCTCCAAGACGAAATTGGGACGGTCTTACTCGGGAATGAAGATATCATCGAAAGCCTGACGGTTGCACTTCTGACTGAAGGCCATGTGTTACTTGAAGGCGTCCCTGGGACCGCTAAAACTACTATTGCGAATCTATTCGCCACTGCGACAAACCTCAATTCAACGCGAATCCAGATGACGCCCGACCTGTTGCCGTCTGACATTACTGGCACACACGTCTATCAAGAGCAAACCGGTGAATTCAACCTCCAACGTGGCCCGATCTTCACGAATCTCGCAGTCGCAGACGAGATTAACCGCGCGACGCCCAAGACTCAGAGTGCACTCCTCGAAGCCATGCAGGAGGGCAACGTCACCATTGAGGGGGAAACGCTGTCACTTCCTGAAATCTTCATGGTGATCGCCACCCAAAACCCGATTGAGATGGAGGGCACCCACGCGTTGCCGGAAGCCCAACGCGACCGTTTCTCGCTGAAACTAACCGTCGACCTTCCAGATGACGAGACAGAACGCAACTTGATGGACCATTTCGATGGCCAACCAAATCTCGGTCCAAGCGATATCTCCGCAGTACTCACACCAGACGACATTCTAGACGCCCGTGACACCGTGACAAACGTCCACCTCGATGGCTCGGTGAAAGATTACATCCAGGAACTTGTTTCGGCAACTCGAGCCCACCCGACGATTGCACACGGCTGTTCCCCGCGCGCGACGTTGATGTTCATGCAGACCGTCAAGGCGCGAGCCGCCATTCACGGCCGCTCGTTTGTCACTCCAGACGACGTTAAGGCCCTGGCAACGCCGGTTCTGACTCACCGACTCGTCCTCGATACAGAAGCAGAACTAAGTGACTACACACCATCGGAGATCGTCGACGATATTCTGGACACGGTGCCTGTGCCAAGCACAGATACCGATTTGACGCCACCGGCACAACCAGTTTCAAGCGATGGCGGTTCCCCATCCAACCCTGACGACGAAACTGAGTAA